One segment of Acropora muricata isolate sample 2 chromosome 8, ASM3666990v1, whole genome shotgun sequence DNA contains the following:
- the LOC136924766 gene encoding adipolin-like isoform X2 — protein MRLALSCVLLLLLDLADITSCGKKLSGTRRNRNLLATSVYNGSDSVNPVESWNFFKKQTNKRNKGKEKKNSKESSKSHCNPSPGPPGPPGPPGPVGPPGAQVTEAFMMAEFRSMVQESAQRRSRRIADQNISLMAAGIPDVLSAHHTVLGRDVVIPKKSHQELKNYRQPGQHSGTFVRGNDFHHHSGRYNIRYNGVYQLSASLLISRDREANLRPRDFLKISICIKSLCELNTSLTTVTGMESNSLRFSASVTGMLMLKAGDYVSIYIENNTNRAVSILDKSSFSGLMIGR, from the exons ATGCGACTGGCCCTTTCTTGTGTGTTACTGCTCTTGTTAGATTTGGCAGACATAACCTCGTGTGGCAAGAAACTGTCAGGAACACGTCGAAATCGCAACCTTTTAGCAACG AGTGTGTATAATGGCTCAGATTCGGTAAACCCCGTGGAGAGTTGGAACTTCTTcaaaaaacaaactaacaaaaggaataaaggaaaagaaaagaaaaatagcaaagaaaGTTCAAAG TCTCACTGTAATCCTAGTCCCGGCCCCCCAGGCCCTCCCGGTCCACCTGGTCCTGTTGGGCCCCCTGGAGCGCAGGTCACCGAGGCATTCATGATGGCGGAATTTAGGAGCATGGTCCAGG AAAGTGCTCAGAGACGTTCAAGACGAATTGCAGATCAG AACATCAGTCTCATGGCGGCAGGTATCCCCGACGTTTTGTCAGCGCACCATACTGTCCTTGGACGCGATGTTGTAATTCCAAAGAAATCGCACCAAGAATTGAAAAACTATAGACAGCCA GGCCAGCATTCTGGGACATTCGTTCGTGGCAATGATTTTCACCATCACTCTGGACGTTACAATATTCGATACAACGGCGTCTACCAATTGAGCGCCAGTCTGTTGATATCACGTGACAGAGAAGCAAATTTGCGCCCGCGAGATTTTCTTAAGATCAGCATCTGCATTAAATCTCTTTGCGAACTTAACAC GTCTCTAACAACCGTCACCGGAATGGAAAGCAACAGCCTCCGGTTTTCAGCGTCGGTGACTGGAATGTTGATGCTCAAG GCAGGAGATTACGTGTCAATATACATCGAAAACAACACCAACAGAGCGGTCAGCATCTTGGATAAGTCGTCCTTCTCTGGTCTGATGATTGGTCGTTAA
- the LOC136924766 gene encoding adipolin-like isoform X1: MNFRAVAFFDSQGSSSTAHMAVSVSLGVVRCKIFVCTLVLFCFQIVNTSPTGSPTGIMRIQNSTDNHGSLMRKLSKSVYNGSDSVNPVESWNFFKKQTNKRNKGKEKKNSKESSKSHCNPSPGPPGPPGPPGPVGPPGAQVTEAFMMAEFRSMVQESAQRRSRRIADQNISLMAAGIPDVLSAHHTVLGRDVVIPKKSHQELKNYRQPGQHSGTFVRGNDFHHHSGRYNIRYNGVYQLSASLLISRDREANLRPRDFLKISICIKSLCELNTSLTTVTGMESNSLRFSASVTGMLMLKAGDYVSIYIENNTNRAVSILDKSSFSGLMIGR; encoded by the exons ATGAATTTTCGAGCAGTTGCGTTTTTTGATAGCCAAGGATCATCGAGCACTGCACACATGGCGGTGTCTGTATCTTTGGGCGTTGTTCGCTGCAAGATATTCGTTTGCACATTGGTGCTGTTTTGTTTCCAAATTGTAAACACTTCTCCTACTGGGAGTCCAACTGGTATAATGCGGATACAGAACTCGACTGACAACCACGGAAGCCTTATGCGAAAGCTCAGCAAA AGTGTGTATAATGGCTCAGATTCGGTAAACCCCGTGGAGAGTTGGAACTTCTTcaaaaaacaaactaacaaaaggaataaaggaaaagaaaagaaaaatagcaaagaaaGTTCAAAG TCTCACTGTAATCCTAGTCCCGGCCCCCCAGGCCCTCCCGGTCCACCTGGTCCTGTTGGGCCCCCTGGAGCGCAGGTCACCGAGGCATTCATGATGGCGGAATTTAGGAGCATGGTCCAGG AAAGTGCTCAGAGACGTTCAAGACGAATTGCAGATCAG AACATCAGTCTCATGGCGGCAGGTATCCCCGACGTTTTGTCAGCGCACCATACTGTCCTTGGACGCGATGTTGTAATTCCAAAGAAATCGCACCAAGAATTGAAAAACTATAGACAGCCA GGCCAGCATTCTGGGACATTCGTTCGTGGCAATGATTTTCACCATCACTCTGGACGTTACAATATTCGATACAACGGCGTCTACCAATTGAGCGCCAGTCTGTTGATATCACGTGACAGAGAAGCAAATTTGCGCCCGCGAGATTTTCTTAAGATCAGCATCTGCATTAAATCTCTTTGCGAACTTAACAC GTCTCTAACAACCGTCACCGGAATGGAAAGCAACAGCCTCCGGTTTTCAGCGTCGGTGACTGGAATGTTGATGCTCAAG GCAGGAGATTACGTGTCAATATACATCGAAAACAACACCAACAGAGCGGTCAGCATCTTGGATAAGTCGTCCTTCTCTGGTCTGATGATTGGTCGTTAA